A section of the Pseudorasbora parva isolate DD20220531a chromosome 2, ASM2467924v1, whole genome shotgun sequence genome encodes:
- the LOC137049401 gene encoding gastrula zinc finger protein XlCGF8.2DB-like: MLLKEECEILKEMEEKDHYEDYHDFITEEKYFSCSQTEKKETKSYFTHFQGRKSFNRQGNLTDHMRVHSGEKPYTCPHCEKSFKKKGHFQEHLRIHTGEKPFTCKQCGKSFNRKGTLNKHMRIHTGEKLFTCPQCGKNFNNKINLSKHMRIHTGERPFTCQQCGKSFNQKGSIDRHMRVHTGEKPLTCPQCGKSFNRKGSLARHIRIHTGEKPYTCQVCGKGLSQKRNIIT, encoded by the coding sequence ATGCTGTTGAAAGAAGAGTGTGAAATACTAAAGGAAATGGAAGAAAAAGATCACTATGAGGATTATCATGATTTCATAAccgaagaaaaatattttagttgctCACAGACTGAAAAGAAAGAAACTAAAAGTTATTTCACCCACTTTCAGGGTAGAAAGAGTTTCAATAGACAAGGAAATCTTACAgaccacatgagagttcactcTGGAGAGAAACCCTACACCTGCCCTCATTGTGAAAAGAGTTTCAAAAAGAAAGGACACTTTCAAGAGCACTTaaggattcacactggagagaagccgttcacctGCAAAcaatgtgggaagagtttcaacCGAAAAGGAACCCTTAACaagcacatgagaattcacactggagagaagcttTTCAcctgccctcagtgtggaaagaatttcaataataaaataaatcttagcaaacacatgagaattcacactggagagaggccgttcacctgccaacagtgtgggaaAAGTTTCAACCAAAAAGGAAGTATAGATcgtcacatgagagttcacactggagagaagccgttgaCCTGCccacagtgtggaaagagtttcaaccGAAAGGGAAGTCTTGCTCGTCACAtcagaattcacactggagagaagccgtacaCCTGCCAAGTGTGTGGAAAAGGTTTAAGccaaaaaagaaatattattacatga
- the LOC137049404 gene encoding gastrula zinc finger protein XlCGF57.1-like gives MNIDTGESSYTCKQCGKGFEQHGNLKVHMRVHSEEKLYTCPHCEKSFKQKGHFQDHLRVHTGEKPFTCQHCGKSFNQKGTLNKHMRMHTEEKLFTCPQCGKTFNQKGSLDRHMRIHTGEKPYTCPQCGKSFHNKTILSTHMRVQTGEKPFTCQQCGKSFSRKETLNRHMIIHTEEP, from the coding sequence atgaACATTGACACTGGCGAGAGCTCCTACACCTGCAAACAGTGTGGAAAGGGTTTTGAACAACATGGAAaccttaaagtccacatgagagttcactcTGAAGAGAAACTCTACACATGCCCTCATTGTGAAAAGAGTTTCAAACAGAAAGGACACTTTCAAGACCACTtaagagttcacactggagagaagccgttcacctGCCAACATTGTGGGAAAAGTTTCAACCAAAAAGGAACCCTTAACAAGCACATGAGAATGCACACTGAAGAGAAGCTTTTCACCTGCCCTCAGTGTGGTAAGACTTTCAACCAAAAGGGAAGTCTTGATcgtcacatgagaattcacactggagagaagccgtacacctgtcctcagtgtggaaagagtttccaTAATAAAACTATTCTTAGCACACACATGAGAGTTCagactggagagaagccgttcacctgccaacagtgtggaaagagtttcagcaGAAAAGAAACCCTTAACAGACACATGATAATTCACACTGAAGAGCCTTGA
- the LOC137049412 gene encoding uncharacterized protein codes for MYLYVDPGTIKFKTLPQEITELAEEAAKHALCPPSPLLSGEEVDIFSKGGYLSLQGQVKEVHGVRMTRTQVPIVDAQLQCGQRVLAVSLWRDVALTDLYAGDEVVITHLRPCILSKGEGKYHSSAYTSVDITEGQLQEIVAEVIGVSEVSDTFHLLSTDLEVFIVPQNIVLGTPEDIINNLPLQVKLKHKNRRVIEIKSVDNSFVYSLLKKKKKD; via the exons atgtatttatatgttgACCCAGGGACCATCAAATTTAAAACTCTCCCTCAAGAAATTACTGAGTTGGCAGAGGAGGCTGCCAAACATGCCCTATGTCCACCTTCACCACTTCTGAGTGGTGAAGAAGTGGACATTTTCAGCAAAGGAGGCTACCTAAGCCTGCAAGGGCAGGTCAAAGAA GTGCATGGTGTGAGGATGACGCGGACCCAAGTCCCCATTGTGGATGCCCAGCTGCAATGTGGCCAGAGGGTATTAGCCGTGTCGCTGTGGAGGGATGTGGCGCTCACCGACCTGTATGCAGGTGACGAGGTGGTGATTACCCACCTTCGTCCCTGCATCCTCAGCAAAGGGGAAGGAAAATACCATTCTTCGGCCTACACATCTGTGGAC ATCACTGAGGGGCAGCTCCAGGAGATTGTGGCAGAAGTTATCGGTGTCTCTGAGGTCAGCGACACCTTCCACCTCCTAAGCACTGATCTTGAAGTGTTTATTGTTCCTCAGAATATCGTCCTGGGTACTCCAGAGGACATAATAAACAACCTGCCCTTGCAGGTTAAACTCAAACATAAAAATCGGAGGGTGATTGAAATTAAATCAGTGGACAATTCGTTTGTATAtagtttgttaaaaaaaaaaaaaaaagattaa